The Anaerotignum propionicum DSM 1682 sequence CCGTTTTGTATGGCAAGGCGGATGCAAGAGGGTTCTAAAATCAAACGAAATTCGAACCAACTGTTTATCAGCTTCACTTTGTCCTTCAAATAAGTTACACCAAAAACATCGGCTGCTTGATCTTCCAAAGGAGAAACAAAAGTACCACTACCCCGCTTGATGGTTAAAATACCCTTTGCTGCCAGAAGCTTAATTGCCTCACGCAATGTTGCACGGCTTATGCCCAATTGGGCGGAAAGCTCATGCTCGTTTGGTAATTTTTCGTTAGGTTTATATATTTTTTGTAAAAAATCATATCGCTCAGTTCGTTTGCTGCAACTTGTGAGGCAGGAATAAATTCATTTTTCACATTTTTCCTCCTTGTTTTTTAAAGGTCAACAAAAACATCATAAAACATTCTAGAAACAGCATTACAATTTTGGAATTTCCATTCGCTGGGTTAATTTATGTTATTTTAAACACTGTTCATTTATCCTAATCTCTTTAACTGTTTCTCAATAGCATTTCACTTTTCTTGAGAATGTTGATTATTTCTCCAAGGCAATTCACCCCAAAATTTCGGCAAGAAGTATTTTTCATTCTTCGCAATGCAGTAATGATAAAACGCATTATACGTCGCTTTTAGTGAAACATTTTAATGGCTTTTCGTAATTATAGCAAATACGTATAGGAATTTCAAACGGTACCTTAACAAGGCAACAGAGTTCGCTCATAAAAAAATTTATAATAAAGTTGTATGACCAATTATAGCATTGCTTTTCTGTAGATGTCTATGCATGTTTGCACAAATTTGAAAAATGGGTAAATTTTTTATTGACAATTGAAATAAAATGCATATAATTTTTCATAACAAGAAAAGATGTCTGACCAATTTGGTTGGTGAAATGTAATCTAAAGTGAGGCTGTGTTTATTTTTAAACATAAAGGAGGAGTGTAATATGAGAAGTGATGCAATGAAAACGGGGTCAACTAAGATTCCCCACAGGTCTTTGTTTAAAGCACTTGGGCTTACTGATGAGGAAATCAGAAGACCAATGATTGGTGTTGTTTGTGCCAAAAATGATATTATTCCGGGGCATGTTCACTTAGATAAAATTGCAGAGGCGGTACAGGCCGGTATCCGCATTGCGGGGGGAACCCCTTTTGTATTTCCTGCAATCGGCGTTTGCGACGGGATTGCTATGGGACATAGTGGCATGAAGTATTCTCTCATCAGCAGAGAACATATTGCAGATTCTGTAGAAATTATGGCAATGGCACATCCCTTTGATGCATTGGTTTTTATTCCCAATTGCGATAAAATCGTGCCCGGTATGCTTATGGCAGCGCTGAGACTGAATGTGCCCAGTATTTTTGTCAGTGGCGGCCCTATGATGCCCGGTAGAACGGTAGACGGCAAACAAATCACCCTCTCCAATGCCTTTGAAGTGGTTGGTGCCATTGGCAAAGAGGGGATTACCCAGGAAGTTTTAGATGATGTTGAAAATAATGCTTGTCCCGGGTGTGGTTCTTGCGCGGGTATGTTTACCGCAAACTCCATGAACTGCATGACAGAGGTTGTTGGTTTAGGATTACCCGGAAACGGAACCATTCCTGCCATCAGTGCCGCAAGAATTCGCTTGGCAAAGGAAGCAGGCATGAAGATTATGGAGCTGTTGGATAAGAATATTTGCCCGAAAGATATTGTAACCGAGAAAACCTTAAGGAACGCTTTGCATGCGGATATGGCTTTGGGTTGTTCAACAAATACAATTCTTCACTTACCTGCGATTGCCCATGCAGCTGGTTTAAAAGTTGATTTTGAAGAAATCAATAAAATCAGCAAGGAAACACCTCATCTTGTAAAGTTAAGTCCGGCGGGTTCAGATTGTTTGGTGGATTTGGATTATGCAGGAGGCATTAGTGCCGTTATTCAGGAATTGGCTGAGTACGGTTTGTTTGATACAGATGTAATAACCTGTACAGGGAAAACGGTGAAGGAAAATATTGAAAAGGCAAGAGTTCTAGATGCCAATGTAATACGCTCCAAAGAAACCGCTTATTCTCCTGATGGCGGCTTGGCAATTTTATGGGGAAATATTGCCCCTGACGGAGCAGTTGTTAAGAAGGGTGCGGTACTGCCCGAAATGTTGGTGCATGAAGGTCCTGCAAAGGTATTTAACAGCGAAGAGGAATCCATTGAGGCAATCTTAAGTGACAAGGTTGTTGCAGGTGATGTTGTAGTCATTCGTTATGAAGGCCCAAAGGGCGGCCCGGGTATGAGAGAAATGCTTGCCCCCACAGCTTCGTTGGCTGGAAAAGGTTTGGATAATAGCGTGGCATTGATTACTGATGGCAGATTTTCCGGTGCCTCAAAGGGTGCCTCCATTGGTCATGTTTCTCCCGAGGCAGCAGCAGGGGGTGTCATTGGCTTAATTCAAGATGGCGATGTTATTAGTATTGATATGCTCAATAATAAACTGGAGCTTAAGGTTGCTGACGAGGAAATCGAAAGAAGAAGAAGCGAATTTAAGCCGGTTTTGAAAGAAGTGCCTGATGGTTATTTGAGAAGATACAGAGAGCTGGTAACCAGTGCGAATACAGGGGCTATATTCAAATAATTTAATCTAGATGTTATCAGGAAAGCCTCTTTTAGAGGGTTATCAGTTGGGGTTTCAGGCTCTAAGCTTTTTAATATTTTGTGGCTTTTGATAAAGAAACCATAGAGTTTACAAAGCAGATTAGGGCTTCAGTCAAAATAATTTTTTAGCTAGGAAGGGGAAATCGTATGAAACGCTTT is a genomic window containing:
- the ilvD gene encoding dihydroxy-acid dehydratase — translated: MRSDAMKTGSTKIPHRSLFKALGLTDEEIRRPMIGVVCAKNDIIPGHVHLDKIAEAVQAGIRIAGGTPFVFPAIGVCDGIAMGHSGMKYSLISREHIADSVEIMAMAHPFDALVFIPNCDKIVPGMLMAALRLNVPSIFVSGGPMMPGRTVDGKQITLSNAFEVVGAIGKEGITQEVLDDVENNACPGCGSCAGMFTANSMNCMTEVVGLGLPGNGTIPAISAARIRLAKEAGMKIMELLDKNICPKDIVTEKTLRNALHADMALGCSTNTILHLPAIAHAAGLKVDFEEINKISKETPHLVKLSPAGSDCLVDLDYAGGISAVIQELAEYGLFDTDVITCTGKTVKENIEKARVLDANVIRSKETAYSPDGGLAILWGNIAPDGAVVKKGAVLPEMLVHEGPAKVFNSEEESIEAILSDKVVAGDVVVIRYEGPKGGPGMREMLAPTASLAGKGLDNSVALITDGRFSGASKGASIGHVSPEAAAGGVIGLIQDGDVISIDMLNNKLELKVADEEIERRRSEFKPVLKEVPDGYLRRYRELVTSANTGAIFK